Proteins encoded by one window of Emticicia oligotrophica DSM 17448:
- a CDS encoding sensor histidine kinase: protein MINSVFQFFIPAHYYNDPEELRQAKFSISVYLITGISLFIYVGFGDLLGSPVIGYANLIQAIMNVLISFLFRANVPLRTCVLMYSTSGTIYLTFIAYLGGGLMAPSAFGLILTPIYNLLLTNSWRSGLVWFGIIIAIVCGMAYYESYYGSLVVNFDSLHKYQHGFLSMVGIFINLFVLILVFEYQKNLAFKKLKKINDELHATQAQLIQKEKLASLGELTAGIAHEIQNPLNFVNNFSELSVDLAKDLIEEIKRPVLDIEYIDELLTDLTQNQEKINHHGKRASSIVKGMLEHSRTSTGEKELTDMNVLCEEYLRLSYHGMRAKDKSFQTDFKTEFEINLPKISVVPQDIGRVLLNLFNNSFYAVNQRAIEIGHALSQPSSKYKPAVIVSTKKRGNFIEIIVRDNGTGMSESIQAKIFQPFFTTKPTGEGTGLGLSLSYEIITKGHSGVLDVESIVGEGTTFIIKLPYI, encoded by the coding sequence ATGATTAATAGCGTTTTTCAATTTTTCATCCCTGCTCATTACTACAATGACCCTGAAGAGCTGCGACAAGCAAAGTTTTCAATAAGTGTATATTTGATAACAGGAATTTCACTCTTCATTTATGTAGGTTTTGGCGACCTACTCGGTAGTCCCGTCATCGGCTATGCCAATCTCATTCAAGCAATAATGAATGTATTGATATCATTTCTCTTTAGAGCCAATGTTCCACTTCGAACTTGTGTATTGATGTATTCAACTTCTGGCACAATTTATCTTACATTTATAGCCTACTTGGGCGGGGGATTAATGGCACCTTCAGCATTCGGATTGATTTTAACCCCTATTTACAATCTTTTGCTTACCAATAGTTGGCGAAGCGGCTTGGTTTGGTTCGGAATTATCATTGCTATTGTTTGCGGTATGGCGTATTATGAGAGTTATTATGGAAGTTTAGTAGTTAATTTTGATTCTCTTCACAAATACCAGCATGGGTTTCTTTCGATGGTTGGTATTTTTATTAATTTATTCGTTTTGATATTGGTATTTGAATACCAAAAAAATCTGGCTTTCAAGAAACTAAAAAAAATCAATGACGAACTTCATGCTACACAAGCCCAACTCATCCAAAAAGAAAAACTGGCGAGTTTAGGTGAACTGACGGCAGGTATCGCTCACGAAATTCAGAATCCTTTAAATTTTGTCAACAACTTTTCGGAATTAAGCGTTGACCTTGCCAAAGATTTAATAGAAGAAATTAAGCGACCAGTATTAGATATTGAATACATTGATGAATTATTGACCGATTTAACCCAAAATCAAGAAAAAATAAATCATCACGGTAAGCGAGCAAGTAGTATTGTAAAAGGCATGCTCGAACACTCACGTACAAGCACAGGAGAAAAAGAATTGACTGATATGAACGTCCTTTGTGAAGAATATTTACGACTATCTTATCATGGAATGAGAGCGAAGGATAAAAGTTTTCAAACAGATTTTAAGACTGAATTTGAAATAAATTTGCCCAAAATATCAGTAGTTCCGCAGGATATTGGTCGAGTATTGTTAAATTTATTTAATAATTCTTTTTATGCTGTAAATCAGCGGGCCATAGAGATAGGGCATGCCCTGTCTCAACCATCATCGAAATATAAACCTGCGGTGATTGTCTCAACAAAAAAGAGGGGTAATTTCATAGAAATAATTGTACGAGATAACGGGACAGGGATGAGTGAATCAATCCAAGCTAAAATCTTCCAACCTTTCTTCACAACCAAACCGACGGGAGAGGGTACAGGCTTAGGATTAAGTTTGAGTTATGAGATTATCACCAAGGGGCATAGCGGTGTGCTTGACGTTGAAAGCATTGTAGGTGAAGGAACAACATTTATCATTAAATTACCTTATATTTGA
- a CDS encoding response regulator, translating to MKILVVDDEEDVRTLFEQRFRREIRAGEFDFAFSGSGEDAIAYLQDQDLEAILILSDINMPGMSGIELLRQIRSKSPMAPPTIMMITAYGDSQTLKQAMDLGANDFLTKPLDFIELKQKLKSSI from the coding sequence ATGAAAATATTAGTTGTCGATGATGAAGAGGATGTAAGAACGCTTTTTGAACAGCGATTTCGCCGTGAGATTCGAGCTGGAGAATTCGATTTTGCCTTTAGTGGTTCGGGTGAAGATGCAATAGCGTATTTGCAAGACCAAGACTTAGAAGCCATTCTTATTCTATCTGATATAAATATGCCCGGTATGAGTGGAATTGAATTACTTCGTCAGATTCGTTCAAAATCGCCAATGGCTCCGCCAACAATTATGATGATTACAGCTTATGGTGATTCACAAACCCTCAAGCAAGCGATGGATTTAGGAGCAAATGATTTCCTTACCAAACCACTTGACTTCATCGAACTTAAACAAAAACTCAAAAGCTCAATATGA
- a CDS encoding adenylate/guanylate cyclase domain-containing protein, with the protein MNAKIMVVDDEADLELLIKQKFRRQIREKVYEFSFAQNGAEALRILSERPDIDMVLSDINMPEMDGLTLLAKLPEQNPLLKAVIVSAYGDMDNIRVAMNRGAFDFLCKPINFEDLELTVEKTLKHVEQLRATLQAVKENNILKMYVDENVLKFMGSHEFEKSLTANETIEASILFVDICGFTSISEKESPDVVVNLINKYFDTMVKEIIEQGGRIDKFMGDAIMAVFKGDYHLDRAIEAALAVRQKIDVIEESLPNHLSYMPKVSIGINTGEVISGNIGSASLRRLDYTVIGDVVNTAQRLQSAAKPSQILLSEFAYLKVKEYFKCQEVGEINLKNKALPVKVFEVVS; encoded by the coding sequence ATGAACGCCAAAATAATGGTTGTTGATGATGAAGCTGACTTAGAGTTGCTCATCAAACAAAAATTCCGCCGACAAATCAGAGAGAAAGTTTATGAATTTAGCTTTGCTCAGAATGGTGCTGAAGCTCTAAGAATATTGAGCGAAAGACCTGATATTGATATGGTTTTGAGTGATATCAATATGCCAGAAATGGATGGTCTCACTTTATTGGCCAAATTACCCGAACAAAACCCTTTGCTGAAAGCGGTTATTGTATCGGCTTATGGTGATATGGATAATATTAGGGTAGCTATGAACCGTGGGGCATTTGATTTTCTGTGTAAACCCATCAATTTTGAAGATTTAGAACTGACAGTCGAGAAAACGCTTAAACACGTGGAACAACTCCGTGCCACACTTCAGGCGGTAAAAGAAAATAATATCTTAAAAATGTATGTCGATGAAAATGTACTCAAATTTATGGGAAGCCATGAGTTTGAAAAGTCATTGACAGCTAATGAAACCATTGAAGCAAGCATACTTTTTGTAGATATTTGTGGATTTACCTCGATTTCTGAAAAAGAATCGCCTGATGTCGTGGTGAATCTTATCAACAAATACTTCGATACAATGGTGAAAGAAATCATCGAACAGGGAGGGCGAATTGATAAGTTTATGGGTGATGCCATCATGGCTGTTTTTAAAGGAGATTATCACCTCGACCGTGCCATTGAAGCAGCCTTAGCTGTACGTCAAAAAATAGATGTTATTGAAGAAAGTTTACCCAATCACTTATCGTATATGCCCAAAGTTTCAATCGGTATCAATACTGGTGAGGTGATATCTGGAAACATTGGCTCTGCATCACTTCGTCGATTAGATTATACGGTTATCGGTGATGTGGTAAATACAGCTCAAAGGCTTCAGTCTGCGGCTAAACCTAGTCAGATTTTACTGAGCGAATTTGCTTATTTAAAAGTAAAAGAATATTTCAAATGTCAAGAAGTTGGTGAGATAAATCTCAAAAATAAAGCCTTACCAGTAAAGGTATTTGAGGTGGTTTCTTGA
- the sufC gene encoding Fe-S cluster assembly ATPase SufC, whose translation MLTISNLHARIEEKEILRGINLEIKPGEVHAIMGPNGSGKSTLASVLAGREDYEVTDGSVTFNGKDLLELAPEERAAEGIFLAFQYPVEIPGVTTINFLKTALNEIRKYNGEEPLDAAQFLKRMKEKAKLVKIDDTLLKRSLNEGFSGGEKKRNEIFQMAMLEPTLGLLDETDSGLDIDALRIVAEGVNQLRDEKRSFVVVTHYQRLLDYIVPDFVHVLYKGRIVKSGTKELALELEEKGYDWIKNEVDSLETV comes from the coding sequence ATGCTCACTATCAGTAATTTACACGCCCGAATTGAGGAGAAAGAAATATTACGTGGAATCAATTTAGAAATCAAACCAGGTGAAGTACACGCTATTATGGGGCCAAATGGTTCTGGTAAAAGTACTTTAGCTTCGGTTTTAGCAGGTCGCGAAGATTATGAAGTTACCGATGGTTCGGTAACATTCAACGGAAAAGACCTCCTCGAATTAGCACCTGAAGAACGTGCTGCTGAAGGAATCTTCTTGGCATTTCAATATCCTGTTGAGATTCCTGGTGTTACAACCATTAATTTCTTGAAAACCGCTCTTAACGAAATCAGAAAGTACAATGGTGAAGAACCATTAGATGCTGCTCAATTTTTGAAGAGAATGAAAGAGAAAGCTAAATTGGTGAAAATCGATGATACACTTTTAAAACGTTCACTTAATGAAGGTTTCTCGGGTGGTGAAAAGAAACGCAATGAAATCTTCCAAATGGCAATGCTTGAGCCTACATTGGGCCTTTTAGATGAAACAGATTCAGGTCTTGATATTGATGCTCTTCGCATTGTTGCCGAAGGTGTAAACCAATTACGCGACGAAAAACGTTCGTTTGTAGTTGTTACTCACTACCAACGTTTACTTGATTACATCGTTCCTGATTTTGTTCACGTACTATACAAAGGCCGTATCGTGAAATCAGGTACTAAAGAATTAGCTCTTGAGTTAGAAGAGAAAGGCTACGATTGGATTAAAAACGAAGTAGATTCTTTAGAAACGGTATAA
- a CDS encoding RidA family protein, with protein sequence MQKIQVSDSPKPVGHYSHAIVSNGLLFTSGILPIKIKTAEKLAIESNIEEQLTIVFDNLTQILNEAGLTSNNVVKTTVYITGGENWGIVNEKYAAYFKEHRPARSIIPVPELHFGYKVELEAIAEI encoded by the coding sequence ATGCAGAAAATTCAAGTTTCAGATAGTCCAAAACCAGTTGGGCATTATTCTCATGCAATAGTGAGTAATGGTCTTTTGTTTACTTCTGGAATTTTACCCATTAAGATTAAAACTGCTGAAAAATTAGCCATTGAATCGAATATCGAAGAACAATTAACGATTGTATTCGATAATCTTACGCAAATTTTAAATGAAGCAGGACTAACCTCAAATAATGTAGTAAAAACTACTGTTTACATTACTGGAGGTGAAAATTGGGGAATTGTTAATGAAAAATATGCTGCTTATTTCAAAGAACATCGTCCGGCTCGCTCCATTATTCCCGTACCTGAGCTACACTTTGGATATAAAGTAGAGTTAGAAGCAATAGCAGAAATATAG
- the sufD gene encoding Fe-S cluster assembly protein SufD, giving the protein MNSIENKDGASLKAELVADFQASQARLNGKSNLPVHQLRGEAMKNFEKLGFPSIRHEEWKYSNVSNLVKQTFDFHTKTDFNQSDLDKIALPNLTGNVLYFINGVYSAELSQIVSPDNKLKVLPFAEALAQQPELIEGHFAKYANYETDAFTALNTALSHDGVVVQVADNKIVEEPIILRFITDARTANAGSQPRNLVVVGKNSQVKIAEAYRTVGEEAAFVNTVTEIVVAESAMVDYYKVQNESDKSYHIGTTQVYQKSNSYFYAATVTINGGFVRNNLNIVLDGEHVESHMYGLYVPNGKQHVDNHTLVDHQKPNCQSNELYKGVLMDKSTGVFNGKIFVRQDAQKTNAYQNCRNVVTSDDAIMNTKPQLEIWADDVKCSHGTTTGKLDDEAIFYMQSRGIPKKEAIRLQLLAFAQDVVTQIKIDSIREYIEEQILHKLEVA; this is encoded by the coding sequence ATGAATTCAATAGAAAATAAAGATGGTGCAAGCCTAAAAGCTGAATTAGTGGCTGATTTTCAAGCATCGCAAGCAAGATTGAATGGTAAAAGTAATTTGCCAGTACATCAGTTGCGTGGCGAAGCCATGAAAAATTTTGAGAAATTAGGTTTCCCTAGTATCCGTCATGAAGAGTGGAAATATTCGAATGTAAGTAATTTAGTAAAACAAACATTCGATTTCCATACAAAAACAGACTTTAACCAATCCGACCTTGATAAAATTGCATTACCCAATCTTACTGGAAATGTACTTTATTTTATCAATGGTGTCTACAGTGCCGAACTTTCGCAGATTGTTAGCCCTGATAATAAATTAAAGGTACTTCCATTTGCTGAGGCTCTTGCTCAACAACCGGAGTTAATCGAGGGGCATTTTGCAAAATATGCCAACTATGAAACAGATGCATTTACGGCATTGAATACGGCACTTTCTCATGATGGTGTAGTAGTTCAAGTAGCTGATAATAAGATTGTTGAAGAACCAATTATCTTGAGATTTATTACCGATGCACGCACAGCTAATGCTGGTTCGCAACCACGTAATTTAGTAGTAGTTGGTAAGAACTCACAGGTAAAAATTGCTGAAGCATATCGAACCGTAGGTGAAGAAGCGGCATTCGTTAATACCGTTACAGAAATTGTAGTTGCTGAGTCGGCAATGGTTGATTATTATAAGGTTCAGAACGAAAGCGATAAATCGTATCATATCGGAACAACTCAAGTTTACCAAAAGAGCAATAGTTATTTCTACGCGGCTACCGTTACAATTAACGGAGGCTTTGTACGTAATAACCTTAATATCGTACTTGATGGTGAGCACGTTGAAAGCCACATGTATGGTTTATATGTACCAAATGGTAAGCAGCATGTTGATAATCATACGTTGGTTGACCACCAAAAACCAAATTGCCAAAGTAATGAGCTTTACAAAGGTGTTTTGATGGATAAATCAACAGGTGTATTTAATGGTAAAATCTTTGTTCGTCAAGATGCCCAAAAGACCAATGCATATCAAAATTGCCGAAATGTAGTGACTTCTGATGATGCCATAATGAACACTAAACCTCAGCTCGAAATATGGGCTGATGACGTAAAGTGCTCGCACGGAACAACTACTGGGAAACTCGATGATGAAGCTATTTTCTATATGCAATCGCGTGGTATTCCTAAGAAAGAAGCTATTCGTTTACAACTTTTAGCATTCGCTCAAGATGTTGTTACGCAAATAAAGATTGATTCAATCAGAGAATATATTGAAGAGCAAATTTTACATAAATTAGAAGTTGCTTAA
- a CDS encoding dicarboxylate/amino acid:cation symporter: MKLNITWKIFIGMAVGIVVGYFIHNHFDLGQFGVKDASSLTLEQIKANEGVKDWSSYLQLLSKIFLRMIQMILGPLVFSILTVGIAKLGDFKVVGRIGLKTLGYFYFATILSLVSGLVAVNLMKPGKVMTLDIPSSGADTGIEAKKMTLENFITHVFPKSIFEALATNEVLQIVVFSLFFGIALAGIGDKGKVIIKALDAISEVMFKIVGYVMTFAPYAVFGSVAAVIAAKGLGVLGGYLYLIICFFATLAFFILIILWVICIFAKVDYWKLLKYVKSAIFLSFSTASSEASMPLQIEQLKKFGISERIISFVLPLGYSFNLDGSMMYMTFATGFIAQIYGIELSLGQQITMLLTLLLTSKGIAGVPRASLVVIAGTLSMFGLPQEGISLVLAVDWLLDMGRSATSVAGNAVATAVVAKWEGEMGESQPI, translated from the coding sequence ATGAAACTAAACATTACCTGGAAAATCTTTATCGGCATGGCAGTCGGCATTGTTGTCGGTTATTTCATTCATAATCATTTTGATTTAGGGCAGTTTGGAGTAAAAGATGCATCATCTCTAACTCTTGAACAAATAAAAGCCAATGAAGGTGTAAAAGATTGGAGTTCATATTTACAACTCCTTTCAAAAATCTTCTTAAGAATGATACAAATGATTTTGGGGCCGTTGGTTTTCTCTATTCTTACTGTTGGAATTGCCAAGCTCGGCGATTTCAAAGTTGTTGGACGTATTGGTCTTAAAACTTTAGGCTATTTTTACTTTGCGACAATTCTTTCATTAGTTTCAGGCCTAGTAGCCGTAAACTTAATGAAACCAGGTAAAGTGATGACACTCGATATTCCAAGTTCGGGGGCAGACACAGGAATTGAAGCAAAGAAAATGACACTCGAAAACTTCATTACACACGTTTTTCCTAAAAGTATTTTTGAAGCATTAGCTACCAATGAAGTTTTGCAGATTGTAGTATTTTCGCTTTTCTTCGGTATCGCTCTTGCTGGTATTGGTGATAAAGGAAAAGTAATCATCAAAGCACTTGATGCCATTTCTGAAGTAATGTTTAAGATTGTAGGTTATGTTATGACCTTCGCCCCATACGCAGTTTTTGGTTCGGTGGCAGCAGTAATTGCCGCTAAAGGTCTCGGCGTACTAGGTGGTTATTTATACTTGATTATTTGTTTCTTTGCTACTTTAGCCTTCTTCATTCTAATTATTCTTTGGGTAATATGTATATTCGCTAAAGTTGATTACTGGAAACTACTCAAATACGTAAAAAGTGCTATTTTCTTGTCTTTCAGTACAGCAAGTTCAGAAGCATCAATGCCTTTACAAATTGAACAATTAAAGAAATTTGGTATTTCTGAGAGAATCATCAGCTTTGTTCTACCACTTGGTTATTCATTTAACCTCGATGGTTCAATGATGTACATGACTTTTGCAACTGGATTTATTGCCCAAATCTATGGTATTGAACTTTCATTAGGCCAGCAAATTACGATGCTGCTTACACTTTTACTCACAAGTAAGGGTATTGCGGGTGTGCCACGTGCCTCATTAGTTGTAATTGCAGGAACACTTTCGATGTTTGGCTTGCCACAAGAAGGTATCAGTTTAGTATTAGCGGTTGATTGGTTACTTGATATGGGTCGCTCGGCAACATCAGTAGCTGGGAATGCCGTAGCAACCGCTGTTGTAGCTAAATGGGAAGGTGAGATGGGCGAAAGTCAACCGATATAA
- a CDS encoding SRPBCC family protein gives MHIKIETNVEQNLEQVWHQFNEKLLLKLSPPFPIVRILSFGHKIGEKVTIELNFFILRQIWISIITDSVYERQKAYFIDEGIKLPFFLSNWKHQHIIEEHGSGCKIIDEIEFRTPTILTDYIFYPILYLQFLYRKPIYRKIFKKT, from the coding sequence ATGCATATCAAAATCGAAACAAATGTTGAACAAAACCTTGAACAAGTTTGGCATCAATTCAATGAAAAATTACTTCTGAAATTATCTCCCCCCTTCCCTATTGTTCGTATTTTATCCTTTGGACATAAAATTGGCGAAAAAGTTACAATAGAACTAAATTTTTTTATTTTACGGCAAATTTGGATAAGTATTATTACAGATTCTGTTTATGAACGGCAAAAAGCTTACTTCATAGATGAGGGAATTAAGCTTCCTTTTTTTCTGAGTAATTGGAAACATCAACATATCATTGAAGAACATGGCAGTGGTTGTAAAATAATTGATGAAATAGAATTTCGTACACCCACAATTTTGACAGATTACATTTTTTATCCTATCTTGTATCTTCAATTCCTTTATCGCAAGCCAATTTATCGGAAAATTTTTAAAAAAACCTAA
- a CDS encoding 3-coathanger stack domain-containing protein — protein sequence MKKIQLLLVINLITIKTIYAQQILLQGFYWDYPKTGQGFNWSDTLKNKAPDLSKAGFTHIWFPPFGGNGNKSGGYDPKDLFIGQNSTQTSLGTKQEIKEMINVFGQNNLKAVGDMVYNHRDGGNPETNPAVKEYMLFYAGKNDGSCPGTSYKSPFPSDRVRMIIPIGGATGLTSGTYYVSIGSRSGGYIGKKIMFFATTTKAGGGQAWDFVSGCNPKNTAITINTDIAASGAEYQTNLKQGYWDTFDFANDVDEFKITLNANDFNASGDTLVIQAINLCGDYTDHRISKIWYTTQSTDIANPSSWNTNNYKLQFQTYTDFSGLPSGRGGNNWKSFRPNWNEGGVSSEGGATSTCLGPSWSMQSMDYFYDYDHNQSMARDTLIEWTKWAYDELGVRGLRMDAIKHFEANFVGKMLNAMYESGKIPDFVVGEWYGQENPAVQNWISSVNASMTTAAKAAIKPKVFDFALRDALKQACDNGADARNAFYNSFRDARGMSGFNLVTFVNNHDFRSSNPAWGDALVWQNPILAYAYILTNNQLGVPTIFYPDYYGYPTHNTTYGSDIYGFDYHPTGLKPLKRDIDQLIQVQKKFINGSQNVYYLNHYGGALNPVPSPNYYQKGKHWRSLIYQLDSTGSAGKREVIVAINFDDDSLKVNHLIANANRYPTGTKFTDILQKSSNLITTVDAQNRIFISLPPKSYTIYVQGDSPCYAYELSKKYSAGTTAKFESPNSIIASNIIESAANIKYDAAKYILLDTGFIAEKGAFFEAYIDGCGGQK from the coding sequence ATGAAAAAAATCCAACTTTTGCTGGTAATTAACTTAATTACCATAAAAACAATTTATGCACAACAAATTCTTCTACAAGGCTTTTATTGGGACTATCCAAAGACTGGACAAGGATTTAACTGGTCTGATACTTTAAAGAATAAAGCCCCAGATTTATCAAAAGCAGGCTTTACACATATTTGGTTTCCTCCATTTGGAGGCAATGGAAATAAATCTGGGGGTTATGACCCTAAAGATTTATTTATTGGTCAGAATTCAACTCAAACCTCGCTTGGTACAAAGCAGGAAATTAAAGAGATGATTAATGTCTTTGGGCAAAATAACCTTAAAGCAGTTGGGGATATGGTTTACAACCACAGGGATGGAGGGAATCCCGAAACAAACCCTGCGGTAAAAGAATATATGTTATTCTATGCAGGTAAAAATGATGGTTCATGTCCAGGTACTTCTTATAAATCGCCATTTCCTTCAGATAGAGTACGAATGATTATTCCTATAGGAGGTGCTACAGGGCTAACTTCTGGAACTTATTATGTAAGTATTGGTTCTCGTTCAGGAGGTTATATTGGCAAAAAAATAATGTTTTTTGCTACAACTACTAAAGCAGGTGGTGGGCAAGCATGGGATTTTGTGAGTGGGTGTAATCCTAAAAATACAGCTATTACTATAAATACAGATATTGCTGCTTCAGGAGCAGAATATCAAACAAATTTAAAACAAGGTTATTGGGATACCTTCGATTTTGCTAATGATGTAGATGAATTTAAGATTACATTAAATGCTAATGATTTTAATGCCAGCGGAGATACTTTAGTCATTCAGGCAATTAATCTTTGTGGAGATTACACTGACCACCGAATCTCTAAGATATGGTACACTACACAAAGTACCGATATTGCTAATCCATCGAGTTGGAATACGAATAATTACAAACTACAATTTCAAACTTATACTGATTTTTCTGGCTTACCAAGTGGAAGAGGTGGAAATAACTGGAAATCTTTTCGTCCTAATTGGAATGAAGGAGGGGTAAGTTCTGAAGGTGGTGCAACAAGTACTTGCTTGGGGCCTTCATGGAGTATGCAAAGTATGGACTATTTCTATGATTATGACCATAACCAATCAATGGCAAGAGATACTTTGATTGAATGGACCAAGTGGGCTTATGATGAACTGGGAGTGAGAGGACTACGAATGGATGCAATCAAGCATTTTGAGGCAAATTTTGTTGGAAAAATGCTTAATGCAATGTACGAATCAGGAAAAATACCAGACTTTGTTGTAGGGGAATGGTATGGTCAAGAAAACCCTGCAGTACAGAATTGGATTTCCAGTGTAAATGCCTCGATGACAACTGCGGCAAAAGCTGCCATCAAACCCAAAGTATTTGATTTTGCCTTAAGAGATGCACTAAAACAAGCTTGTGATAATGGTGCAGATGCTCGCAATGCTTTCTACAATAGCTTCAGAGATGCACGAGGTATGAGTGGCTTTAATTTGGTAACGTTTGTAAACAATCATGATTTTAGGAGCTCAAATCCTGCATGGGGTGATGCTTTAGTTTGGCAGAATCCAATTTTGGCTTATGCCTATATTCTCACTAATAATCAATTAGGAGTGCCTACCATATTTTATCCTGATTATTATGGATACCCTACCCATAACACTACTTACGGCTCTGATATTTACGGATTTGATTATCATCCCACGGGTTTGAAGCCTTTGAAGCGAGATATTGACCAATTAATTCAGGTTCAGAAAAAGTTTATTAATGGTTCCCAAAATGTTTATTATTTAAATCATTATGGAGGAGCATTGAATCCAGTACCTTCTCCGAACTATTATCAAAAAGGAAAACATTGGCGAAGTTTAATCTACCAACTCGATTCAACAGGTAGTGCTGGAAAGAGAGAGGTGATCGTAGCAATTAATTTTGATGATGATAGCTTAAAGGTAAATCATTTAATAGCCAATGCTAATCGTTATCCAACTGGAACCAAGTTTACCGATATTCTGCAAAAGTCTTCTAACCTTATAACAACGGTAGATGCTCAAAATAGAATTTTTATTTCTTTGCCTCCAAAGAGTTATACGATCTATGTACAAGGAGACTCACCTTGCTATGCGTATGAGTTGAGTAAAAAATATTCGGCAGGTACAACAGCAAAGTTTGAATCACCTAATTCGATTATTGCTTCTAATATCATCGAAAGTGCAGCAAATATAAAATATGATGCTGCGAAGTATATCTTACTAGACACAGGATTTATTGCAGAAAAAGGAGCATTTTTTGAAGCCTACATTGATGGCTGTGGAGGCCAAAAATAA